In Mixophyes fleayi isolate aMixFle1 chromosome 4, aMixFle1.hap1, whole genome shotgun sequence, the following proteins share a genomic window:
- the GCK gene encoding hexokinase-4, producing the protein MEQFVPQDVEQMLSDFKLHEEDLQVLMGRMLAEMERGLHLETNEEASVKMLPTYVRSTPDGSEVGDFLALDLGGTNFRVMLVKVGEDLDGQWKVDTKHKMYSIPEDAMTGTAEMLFDYIAECISDYLDHQNMKHKKLPLGFTFSFPVRHEDIDKGILLNWTKGFKASGAEGNNVVGLLRDAIKRRGDFEMDVVAMVNDTVATMISCYYEDHGCEVGMIVGTGCNACYMEEMCNVELVEGEEGRMCVNTEWGAFGDTGELEDFRLEYDRVVDEGSLNPGQQLYEKMIGGKYMGELVRLVLMKMVNENLLFGGEASEKLKTRGSFDSQFVSQIEGDSSDFKQTCNILRTLGVRHTLGDCQAVHMACESVSTRAAVMCAAGLAGVLHRMHKNRGEDILQITVGVDGSVYKLHPCFKDKFHATVRKLTPKCDIIFIQSEEGSGRGAALISAVAHKMASLIGH; encoded by the exons ATGGAACAGTTTGTGCCTCAAGAT GTGGAGCAGATGCTGTCTGATTTCAAGCTCCATGAAGAAGACTTGCAGGTCCTGATGGGCAGAATGCTGGCTGAGATGGAACGAGGTCTTCATTTGGAGACTAATGAAGAAGCTAGTGTTAAAATGCTACCCACCTATGTGCGATCCACCCCTGACGGCTCTG AGGTTGGTGATTTCCTGGCATTGGATTTGGGTGGTACTAACTTCCGTGTAATGCTGGTGAAAGTTGGAGAGGATCTGGATGGTCAGTGGAAAGTTGATACAAAGCACAAAATGTATTCTATTCCCGAGGACGCCATGACTGGAACCGCAGAAATG CTGTTTGATTACATTGCTGAATGTATCTCTGATTATCTGGACCATCAAAACATGAAACACAAGAAGCTGCCCCTGGGATTTACCTTCTCCTTCCCAGTCAGACATGAAGATATTGACAAG GGGATCCTTCTGAATTGGACCAAAGGGTTCAAAGCATCAGGAGCAGAGGGGAACAATGTGGTTGGACTGCTGAGAGATGCCATCAagagaagaggg GATTTTGAGATGGATGTTGTTGCCATGGTGAATGATACTGTTGCAACAATGATCTCTTGCTACTATGAAGATCATGGCTGTGAAGTTGGCAtgatagtag GCACTGGCTGCAATGCGTGTTACATGGAAGAGATGTGTAATGTGGAGCTGGTGGAGGGAGAAGAGGGTCGTATGTGCGTCAACACTGAGTGGGGTGCGTTTGGGGACACGGGTGAGCTGGAAGACTTTCGACTGGAGTATGACCGAGTTGTAGATGAAGGCTCACTAAATCCTGGTCAGCAACT CTATGAGAAGATGATTGGTGGAAAGTACATGGGAGAGCTGGTCAGGCTGGTCCTGATGAAGATGGTGAATGAAAATCTGTTATTTGGAGGAGAAGCTTCTGAAAAACTGAAGACAAGAGGAAGTTTTGATTCTCAGTTTGTGTCACAGATAGAAGG AGATTCTTCAGATTTCAAACAAACCTGCAACATCTTGCGAACGCTGGGTGTGCGGCACACGCTGGGGGACTGTCAGGCCGTGCACATGGCTTGTGAAAGCGTGTCCACACGAGCAGCTGTCATGTGTGCTGCCGGTCTTGCTGGGGTACTCCACCGCATGCATAAAAATCGGGGAGAAGACATTCTGCAGATCACAGTAGGAGTGGATGGATCTGTTTACAAACTGCACCCTTG CTTCAAGGACAAGTTCCATGCTACAGTCCGCAAGTTGACGCCAAAGTGTGACATCATCTTCATCCAATCAGAGGAAGGCAGTGGGCGAGGCGCTGCCCTGATATCGGCAGTGGCACACAAGATGGCTTCTCTTATTGGTCATTAG